A single region of the Kwoniella botswanensis chromosome 1, complete sequence genome encodes:
- a CDS encoding sulfite reductase (NADPH) hemoprotein, beta-component — MSTSLLSAISNLPSTSYHHPIATVPSGSSKLNPYLPIPQASGNVTVLFTNPTFLPSVPSASLKRTVVQVVDAEEVVTPRAAKSLSLISRSAQEAYDHSLLALRLAQDEDALVYHFIASGLDGSVQQVEDAESWLSGPLGSPNPANGDANGEAVDDLLSSYEAISLSLLKLTRRAQRSFVHRKGDSSKLIVNFLPSAIEAENVIDVVLAIPVPKEKLRSSLTGVQEVVVVEGGNGKYGSGWASVVDALEGSDVNIRSVLVAGDVSPSEISSALSASAPITRLGKPASHSIPSSSVAIPSPESSYTSLLASSPTPLEILNDPSHLAANESTSPLYAFGKAVALRKERARLVELAKKILKASNTRKEVHEALSAWLLVRDEQGAAAAGKKVAQVVGAGDSADEKELAQLGEKGHWEKRALWIVISNSWAVDLASSGLHHALASGLDINLLVYETASSPFSPNAPAQPPKERKKDLALYALNMGDVYVASVAIYADYAGVINAMREAENYSGPGLVLAYLPWGDKEDGETVSEKEKAGPLERLRETKRAVSGGWWPMFRWNPSLADEKRFTLDSSYIKAALSEFLDRESHLSQLTLSQPSIDASVTSSVGNDLIAARKEKARKAYDALLNSLDGPGLLVLYASDGGNAEKVAKRLVGRAKMRGVGASLRVLDEIAPSIVDSLAEEKNVLVLTSTAGQGEAPQNGREFHKALGKLSASDKLAETKITVFGMGDSHYWPRPEDAGYYNKPAKDFFPRLLALGCAELCPLGLGDDSDPDGYMTGYKPFEAGLWRALGVDSVEVAEEKEEVVANEHIKIASDYLRGTILEGLEDKTTGAIGASDAQLTKFHGTYMQDDRDIRESLKAQGLEPAYSFMIRVRMPAGVCTADQWLHMDRISDEHGNGTFKLTTRQTFQFHGIIKSHLKPAMQAINRSLLDTIAACGDVNRNVQCCVNPAYSKTHKTVYDFSVAISEHLLPSTNAYHEIWLDKKKVYGDATQAFSADHEPLYGPYYLPRKFKIAVAVPPDNAVDVFTNDVGFIAIVENEEVIGYNVSVGGGMGVTHGNKKTYPRLGDVLGFLSPEDGTKVAESIMLVQRDYGNRQDRKNARLKYTVDRLGVAKFKSLVEERWGKKFGEARPYQFTSNLDKYGWHQGHDGKWHFTMFIENGRIEDSSRHQFKSGLQEIAKVHKGTFRLTANQHLILSDVAPEDLEEMKRLLAKWGLDNIDHSGVRLSSSACVAFPTCGLAMAESERYLPLLIDKVEKICEEAGVRNDDLVMRMTGCPNGCARPWAAEVAFVGKAPGSYMMMLGGNHNGTRLNKPFIESATEPEILAVLKPMIKRWALERHDGERFGDWTIRAGYIKPTTHGTNFWENGFPSANQAAQAITA; from the exons ATGTCTACCTCCTTGCTCTCAGCTAtctccaatctcccttccacctcttaCCACCACCCTATTGCCACCGTACCGTCCGGGTCGAGCAAGCTTAACCCATACCTCCCTATCCCTCAAGCTTCTGGCAATGTCACCGTCCTCTTCACCAACCCCACTTTCCTCCCTTCCGTTCCTTCGGCCTCCCTCAAAAGAACGGTAGTTCAAGTCGtagatgctgaagaagtcGTAACACCTCGAGCTGCCAAATCACTATCGTTAATAAGTAGATCGGCCCAGGAAGCTTATGATCACTCTCTACTTGCTCTTCGATTagctcaagatgaagatgctctGGTTTATCACTTTATCGCATCGGGATTGGATGGTTCAGTTCAACAGGTAGAGGACGCAGAATCATGGTTGAGCGGACCATTGGGATCGCCAAACCCTGCGAATGGAGATGCCAACGGAGAAGCCGTCGATgaccttctctcatcataCGAAGCTATATCTCTTTCCCTGCTCAAGCTCACTAGAAGAGCTCAACGATCGTTCGTCCACCGAAAAGGAGATTCCTCCAAACTCATAGTCAACTTCCTCCCCTCTGCCATCGAGGCTGAAAATGTCATCGACGTCGTCCTCGCTATTCCCGTACCCAAGGAGAAGCTTCGATCTTCCCTTACAGGAGTACAGGaagtagtggtagtggaagGTGGCAACGGAAAATACGGATCTGGATGGGCCTCAGTGGTCGATGCTCTCGAAGGCTCCGATGTCAACATCCGATCTGTATTGGTCGCTGGTGATGTATCCCCATCCGAGATCTCATCAGCActctcagcttcagctcCTATCACCCGATTAGGTAAACCTGCGAGCCACTCAatcccatcctcatctgtcGCTATCCCCTCCCCTGAATCCAGCTACACCTCTCTCCTCGCTTCATCTCCCACGCCTCTGGAAATTCTCAACGACCCATCACACCTCGCTGCAAACGAATCTACTTCGCCACTTTACGCTTTCGGTAAGGCTGTCGCCCTCCGAAAGGAACGAGCTAGACTCGTCGAGTTGGCAAAGAAGATTCTCAAAGCCTCTAACACCCGAAAAGAGGTTCACGAAGCTTTGTCTGCTTGGTTGTTAGTTCGAGATGAGCAAGGCGCTGCCGCTGCCGGAAAGAAAGTAGCTCAGGTGGTTGGTGCAGGTGACAGTgcagatgagaaggaacTTGCTCAACTCGGTGAAAAGGGTCACTGGGAGAAGAGAGCTCTTTGGATTGTTATTTCCAACTCTTGGGCCGTCGATCTTGCCTCTTCTGGTCTTCATCATGCTCTTGCTTCTGGTCTCGACATCAACCTTCTCGTTTACGAGACCGCTTCTTCACCCTTCTCACCCAATGCTCCCGCTCAACCACccaaagaaaggaagaaggatcttGCTCTCTATGCTCTCAACATGGGTGACGTATACGTTGCATCCGTAGCTATCTACGCCGACTATGCCGGTGTGATCAATGCTATGCGAGAAGCCGAGAACTACTCTGGTCCTGGTCTCGTCCTTGCCTACTTGCCTTGGGGAGACAAAGAAGATGGCGAAACTGTAtcagagaaggagaaagctgGACCTCTGGAACGATTGAGAGAAACCAAACGAGCTGTTTCTGGAGGCTGGTGGCCTATGTTCAGATGGAACCCTTCTCTCGCCGATGAGAAGCGATTCACCCTCGATTCATCTTACATCAAAGCTGCTCTTTCGGAATTCCTTGATCGAGAATCCCATCTCTCCCAACTTACCCTCTCTCAACCATCAATTGATGCCTCCGTTACCTCCTCGGTCGGCAACGATCTCATCGCTGCCCGAAAAGAGAAAGCTCGAAAAGCCTATGATGCCCTGCTCAATTCCCTTGACGGTCCTGGTCTTTTGGTTCTTTACGCTTCCGATGGTGGAAATGCCGAGAAAGTTGCCAAGCGATTGGTCGGTCGAGCTAAGATGCGTGGTGTGGGTGCTTCTCTTCGAGTCCTCGACGAGATCGCTCCTTCCATCGTGGACTCCTTAGCCGAGGAGAAGAACGTATTGGTTCTGACCTCTACTGCTGGTCAAGGTGAAGCTCCTCAGAATGGTAGAGAGTTCCACAAAGCCCTTGGTAAACTCTCTGCATCCGATAAACTTGCCGAAACCAAGATCACTGTCTTCGGTATGGGTGATTCTCACTATTGGCCACGACCTGAAGATGCCGGTTACTACAACAAGCCTGCCAAAGACTTCTTCCCTCGACTTCTCGCTCTTGGATGTGCTGAGCTCTGTCCATTGGGTCTCGGTGACGATTCCGATCCGGATGGATATATGACTGGATACAAGCCTTTTGAAGCTGGTTTATGGAGAGCTCTTGGTGTCGACAGTGTCGAAGTTGctgaagaaaaggaggaagttgTTGCCAATGAACACATCAAGATCGCTTCCGATTACTTGCGAGGTACTATCCTTGAAGGTCTTGAGGACAAGACGACAGGTGCCATTGGTGCTTCCGATGCTCAATTGACCAAGTTCCACGGTACTTATATGCAA GACGACCGAGATATTCGAGAATCGCTCAAAGCTCAAGGCCTCGAACCTGCTTACTCTTTCATGATCCGAGTGCGAATGCCTGCCGGTGTCTGTACCGCTGATCAATGGTTACACATGGACAGAATCTCTGACGAGCACGGTAATGGTACATTCAAGTTGACTACTCGACAaactttccaattccacGGTATCATCAAGAGTCACTTGAAACCTGCCATGCAAGCTATTAACCGAAGTTTACTCGACACCATCGCCGCCTGTGGTGACGTCAACCGAAACGTTCAATGTTGTGTCAACCCCGCCTACTCTAAAACCCACAAGACAGTCTACGATTTCTCCGTCGCCATCTCCGaacatctccttccatccaCCAACGCTTACCATGAGATTTGGCTCGACAAAAAGAAGGTCTACGGTGATGCCACTCAAGCTTTCTCTGCCGATCACGAACCCCTTTACGGTCCTTACTACCTTCCTCGTAAATTCAAGATCGCTGTTGCTGTACCTCCTGACAACGCTGTTGACGTTTTCACCAACGATGTCGGTTTCATCGCTATCGtagagaatgaagaggttATCGGTTACAACGTCAGTGTCGGTGGTGGTATGGGTGTTACTCATGGTAACAAGAAGACTTACCCTCGATTGGGTGATGTTCTCGGTTTCCTCAGCCCCGAAGACGGTACCAAGGTGGCCGAAAGTATCATGCTTGTTCAACGAGATTACGGTAACAGACAGGATCGAAAGAACGCTCGATTGAAGTACACCGTTGATCGACTCGGTGTTGCCAAATTCAAATCTCTCGTTGAAGAGCGATGGGGTAAGAAGTTCGGTGAAGCTCGACCTTACCAGTTCACCTCTAATCTGGACAAATACGGATGGCACCAAGGCCACGATGGTAAATGGCACTTCACCATGTTCATCGAGAATGGAAGAATCGAAGACTCCTCAAGACATCAATTCAAATCAGGTCTCCAGGAGATCGCGAAGGTACACAAAGGCACTTTTAGGCTCACTGCCAACCAGCATCTTATCCTTTCCGACGTTGCACCAGAGGATCTCGAAGAGATGAAGCGATTGCTTGCCAAATGGGGCTTGGACAACATCGATCATTCCGGTGTCAGACTTTCCTCTTCGGCTTGTGTCGCTTTCCCCACTTGCGGTTTAGCCATGGCCGAATCGGAACGATACTTGCCCTTGTTGATTGACAAAGTTGAGAAGATCTGTGAAGAGGCTGGTGTaaggaatgatgatttggtaaTGAGGATGACCGGATGTCCTAACGG TTGTGCACGACCATGGGCAGCGGAAGTGGCATTCGTCGGTAAAGCCCCCGGatcatatatgatgatgttagGTGGTAACCATAATGGTACACGATTGAACAAACCATTCATCGAATCCGCTACCGAACCTGAAATCTTGGCTGTGTTGAAACCCATGATCAAGCGATGGGCATTGGAGAGACATGATGGCGAGAGATTCGGAGATTGGACGATCCGAGCTGGATACATAAAACCTACTACCCACGGAACGAATTTCTGGGAGAATGGTTTCCCATCTGCTAATCAGGCTGCTCAGGCTATTACCGCTTAA
- a CDS encoding polyadenylate-binding protein, cytoplasmic and nuclear — protein MSTDATSPAPAAAKPAAPAASTPNAEAPAAAPAPAQQQPSASASLYVGELDSSVTEAMLFEIFNMIGPVASIRVCRDAVTRRSLGYAYVNYLNAADGERALEHLNYSLIKNRPCRIMWSQRDPALRKTGQGNIFIKNLDEGIDNKALHDTFAAFGDILSCKVGTDETGKSRGFAFVHYSTGEAADAAIKAVNGMLLNDKKVFVGHHVGKKERLSKVEEQRSQFTNVYIKNLDPEFTDAEFEELVKPFGATVSVALSKDESGASKGFGFVNFESHEAARQAVDELNDKDVKGRKLYAGRAQSKLERESELKKSHEEKRMENEAKSAGVNLYIKNLDDEWDDDRLRAEFDSFGTITSCKVMKDDHDVSRGFGFVCFSAPEEATKAVSEMNGKMIGTKPLYVALAQRKDVRRQALESQIAQRSNMRMQYGPGGFGGMQGYMGQPVYGYPPMPGYGQPMPGMPPMRGPMMGYPGGPQNAMQSRPRYAPGGQPMPGAPYGGPPPMGGAYGGVPPQYPVRPGGARIPAAPTTNGPRGAGGPSPVGAPQGLPRANGQARPQEAQSQAPRLDSQSLSRANPAEQKQMLGEALYPLIFETQPDLAGKITGMLLEMDNAELLHLVESPAALQDKVDEALRVLAEWGKGDEKANGDATEAKEEVKEEKAE, from the exons ATGTCCACCGACGCTACTTCCCCCGCCCCAGCGGCTGCCAAGcctgctgctcctgccgCATCCACTCCCAACGCTGAAGCTCCCGCTgccgctcctgctcctgctcaacaacaaccttcagcttcagccaGTCTTTACGTTGGTGAGCTTGACTCTAGCGTCACCGAGGCTATGCTCTTCGAGATCTTCAACATGATCGGTCCTGTTGCCTC TATCCGAGTCTGTCGAGACGCTGTCACCAGACGATCCCTCGGATATGCCTACGTCAACTACCTCAACGCCGCTGACGGTGAAAGGGCCCTCGAGCACCTCAACTATTCCCTCATCAAGAACAGACCTTGTCGAATCATGTGGTCTCAAAGAGACCCAGCTTTGAGAAAGACTGGTCAAGgaaacatcttcatcaagaaCTTGGATGAAGGTATCGacaacaag GCTCTTCACGATACTTTCGCTGCTTTCGGTGACATCCTTTCTTGTAAAGTTGGTACCGACGAGACCGGAAAGAGCAGAGGTTTCGC CTTTGTCCACTACTCCACGGGCGAGGCTGCCGATGCTGCTATCAAGGCTGTCAATGGAATGCTTCTCAACGACAAGAAGGTTTTCGTTGGTCACCACGTCGGAAAGAAGGAGCGACTCTCCAAGGTCGAAGAGCAACGATCTCAATTCACCAATGTTTACATCAAGAACCTCGACCCAGAATTCACCGACGCCGAATTCGAGGAACTCGTTAAGCCCTTCGGTGCTACCGTGTCTGTCGCTTTGAGCAAGGATGAGTCCGGTGCCAGCAAAGGGTTCGGTTTCGTCAACTTCGAATCTCACGAAGCTGCCAGACAAGCTGTTGATGAGCTCAACGACAAAGATgtcaagggaagaaaacTCTACGCCGGACGAGCTCAAAGCAAACTGGAGAGAGAGAGcgaattgaagaagagtcacgaggagaagagaatggagaaCGAGGCCAAGTCTGCTGGTGTTAACCTTTACATCAAGAACCTCGACG atgaatgggatgatgacCGACTCCGAGCTGAATTCGACTCCTTCGGTACCATCACCTCTTGCAAGGTCATGAAGGATGACCACGATGTCTCAAGG GGCTTCGGTTTCGTCTGCTTCTCCGCTCCTGAGGAAGCCACCAAGGCTGTCTCCGAAATGAACGGTAAAATGATCGGTACCAAACCTCTTTATGTTGCCCTCGCTCAACGAAAGGATGTTCGAAGACAAGCTCTCGAATCTCAAATCGCTCAACGAAGCAACATGCGAATGCAATACGGTCCCGGTGGATTCGGTGGTATGCAAGGTTACATGGGTCAACCCGTCTACGGTTACCCTCCTATGCCAGGATACGGTCAACCCATGCCTGGTATGCCCCCTATGAGAGGTCCTATGATGGGTTACCCCGGTGGTCCTCAAAATGCCATGCAATCCAGACCCCGATACGCTCCTGGTGGTCAACCTATGCCGGGTGCCCCTTACGGTGGACCTCCTCCTATGGGTGGTGCTTACGGTGGAGTTCCTCCTCAATACCCTGTCCGACCCGGTGGTGCTAGAATCCCTGCCGCTCCTACTACTAACGGTCCTCGAGGTGCCGGTGGTCCAAGCCCTGTCGGTGCCCCTCAAGGTCTCCCTCGAGCCAACGGTCAAGCTAGACCTCAAGAagctcaatctcaagctcCTCGACTCGATTCCCAAAGCTTGTCTCGAGCTAACCCTGCCGAGCAAAAGCAAATGTTGGGTGAAGCTCTGTACCCCTTGATCTTCGA GACTCAACCTGATCTTGCTGGTAAGATCACTGGTATGTTACTCGAAATGGACAACGCCGAGCTCTTACACTTGGTCGAATCCCCTGCGGCTCTCCAAGACAAGGTCGATGAGGCTCTCCGAGTCCTCGCTGAGTGGGGCAAGGGTGATGAGAAAGCCAACGGTGATGCCACCGAGGCCAAGGAGGAGGTCAAGGAGGAAAAGGCTGAGTAG